GTGTGGTTTGCTCTACCGCGACATTGCCCGCCACCGTGGTGATCGCGGCGACTTCAAACAGCTCTGGCGCGCTCAGCGCCAGCAGGATCGCAAGGGCGTCATCCTGCCCCGGATCGGTATCAATCAAAATACGCCGTTTCATGTCAGAGCCTTGTCCCCACCCGTGACGCTTGCAGCATCGGCCGAATTATCTTAGTTGCTAAGATAGTCGACATGTAAGAGACTTTCCGCCATGCCTGTCAACAACAAAACCTCCGAAGATGCCCTGCGCGAGAAAGCGCAGAAGGTCGAGCGCCTCGAGCGCACAATCAGAGCGGCAAATGCACAGCGGACGCTCTACGGCGGGGTGTTGGCGGGCAAGTTGGGCATGCATCACACCGATCTGGAATGTCTATTCATGATCACCTTGATCGACAAGGCGACACCGGGGCGGTTAGCGCAGGAAACCGGCCTGACCAGCGGCGCGATCACAGGCGTCGTTGACCGGCTTGAGCGTGCGGGATACATAAAGCGCGAGCGTGACACAGGCGACCGGCGGCGCGTGTTTCTGGTGCCGATCATGAAACGGATCGAAGAGGTCCGTGCGATCAACGCCAAAACCAATGCGGCATGGCTTGAAGAGCTTGCCGGCTATTCGGATAGCGAGTTGGATTTGCTGCTGGGATTTGCCGAACGCAGCAATGAAGCGGCGGTGAACGCCACCATCGCCCTGCGCGATATGCACATCCGCTCTGATACCTGAGCCGCCCAGTTTACCAGGCTGTCCCTGCCTTTTGCCTAAGGGTCAGCCCCCGCTCGGCCCCGATTTCATGTTGGGCGCCTTGCGGCCGCGATACCGCACGGTCAGTTCAAGCGGCGTGTCGTTCTCGTCATAGACGCCGAGCACGATGCCGCGCTTGCGCGTTTTACTGCGCATCTCGACCAATTGCTCTTCGCTGCGGGTGGTGCGTTGTGACGGACGGCGCGCCCATTCAAATAGTTTGTCATACATTTCGGCAATGATCTCGGCGTGTTCGTCGCTTGCCCCAAGATCGACAAGCTCTTGCGGATCGTTTTCCAGATCGAACAGCATCGGCAGGTGCCCACCCTCGAAATGCATCAGCTTCCAGCGTTTGTTGGCAACCATAAACATAGTCGCGTCGCGCACGTCTTT
This genomic window from Rhodobacteraceae bacterium D3-12 contains:
- a CDS encoding MarR family transcriptional regulator, with protein sequence MPVNNKTSEDALREKAQKVERLERTIRAANAQRTLYGGVLAGKLGMHHTDLECLFMITLIDKATPGRLAQETGLTSGAITGVVDRLERAGYIKRERDTGDRRRVFLVPIMKRIEEVRAINAKTNAAWLEELAGYSDSELDLLLGFAERSNEAAVNATIALRDMHIRSDT